The DNA segment ACTTCTCAAGCAATAACTCCCTTAACTTAGATCTCACAATTGGGAAGTGGTAGGCATTCCCTGGAGAGTAGGTAGGCCACCTAATCACCTCGACACCATTTAACTCTCCCTCCTGCAGCGAGCACAACCCAGGTTCGCCAGCGACTACGGTCACATCGTGACCGCGAGCTACTAGCCTTTCAGCCACGGACTTAACGACGTACTCTACCCCACCTATACGGGGATAGTAGCCCGGGGTTATGTAAAGTACCTTCACCGACCTCCTCTTATAGTGCACTATTACTAAAGACTCTATGTCTTAAATGATTGAAATAATGTACTTGTAGCCATCTATACCCATAGTCTAAGCCTGTAGTCGAGGACTTCATTTATACATACTCAACAATTTCATAAATTCCTTAAAACTTTGATATAAGTAGCCACCCATTATGCCCAGGCTTACTTCATCTGATAATTATCTTTTAG comes from the Candidatus Nezhaarchaeota archaeon genome and includes:
- a CDS encoding glycosyltransferase, translated to MHYKRRSVKVLYITPGYYPRIGGVEYVVKSVAERLVARGHDVTVVAGEPGLCSLQEGELNGVEVIRWPTYSPGNAYHFPIVRSKLRELLLEKLKRCDVVHLHSVHSVFTIYALTIVKDCYVHTVLTPHYHGCL